Sequence from the Amycolatopsis sp. NBC_00345 genome:
CGTTCGATCAGGTCGCCGCACAGCACCCGCACGACCCCGAGCGGGACCTTGACGTAGACGGCGATCTCGGCGACGGACACGGGGCGGCGGCACAACTGCACGATCGCCAGGTGCTCCGGGCCCAGCCCGACCGGCTCCTGCTCGGTCCGCAGGGTCATCACCTGCGTGGCCAGGTCGAGCCGCGCGGCTTCGGCGGGCGTCCGGCCGCTGGTGATCGTGTAGGGCCGCACCAGCGGCCCCGCGGCTTCGTCGTACCAGCTGTCGTCCCCGGTCATGTTGCCTCCCGTAGCAGCCGCGCGGCGTCGCGCGGCGCGGACGCGAGGTAGTCCCCGACGCGGGTGACGAGCCGGTTCATCTCGTAGGCGATCATCTCGACGTCCACGCTGTCCGCCGCCAGCACGGCGAGGCACGCGCCCTGGCCCGCGGCCGAGACGAACAGGTAGCCGCGTTCCATCTCGATCATGTTCTGCAGCACCTGGCCGCGGTTGAACTGCCTGCTCACCCCCTTGGCGAGGCTCTGCAGGCTCGACGCGATGGCCGAGAGCTGGTCCGAGTCGTCCTTGCTCATGCCGGCCGACTTGCCCAGCAGCAGGCCGTCGGCGGACAGCACGATGGCGTTCTGCGCGCCGACGACGCGGTGCACCACGTCGTCGAGCAGCCAGTTGAGATCGGGTTTCGCGTTCCCGTACTCGTTCATGCTCGTGAAACCTTGACTTCCTGTGTGGACTGGGCGGGATGTGGTCGCGGGCTAGGAATCGTCGGCCCCGTCACGGGCCCGGCGGGTGCCCTTGTGGAAGGCCGCGAGCGTGCGCGCGGTGCCTTCGCCCGGGGCCACTTCGCGCCCGGCGTCGTCGTCCGGCTCGTCTTCCAGCTGGGTGACGAGGTTCTGCTGGGGTTCGCGCCGGGGCAGCCGCGGGCGGTCGTCCGCCCGCGCAGGCAGCGGCTCGGCCTTCGTCTCCGGCACCGGGTCGGGCTGCGCGGCGGGTACCGCGGGAGTCGCCGGGTCGAGCTGGGCGAGCGAGCGGGCCGCGTACGGCCGTGGCTCGACTTCCCGATCGGCCGGGGTCTCGGCTTCCCGGTTCATCGGAGTCGGGGCCTCCCGCCTCATCGGGATCTGACCGGTGAACGAGCTGGACGTGTCCATCGCTGGCTGCGCGCTCTCCTCTCCTCGCGCCGGGGGCCCGCCGACCGGCGCGAAGACCGCGGTGTCCTCCGGCGGGACGGATTCGGCGTCGTCGGCCTCGCCCGGGCGCGGCTCCCTGGCGAGGTGCTGGGCCGGGATGAGCACGGTGGCCCGGAGGCCGCCGTACCGGGACGGGTCGAAGGTGACGGTGAAACCGAGCTTGGCCGCCAGGCGCGCGACCACGAACAGGCCGAGGCTGGAGTCGGCGCGCAGGGCCATGGCGTCGAACTCCGGCGCCTCGGCCATCATCCCGTTCGCCCACTGGCGGACGCCCTCCTTCATGCCGAGCCCCTGGTCCGACACGTCGACCACGACGCCGCGGGCGACCGCGCGGCTGGTCACCTCGACCGGCGAACCGGGCGGTGAGAACGAGGTCGCGTTGTCGACCAGCTCGGCGATCAGGTGCACGGTGTCGGCCACGGCGCCGCCGATGATCGCGACGTCGGCGACCTGCTCGACCCGGACCCGCGCGTACTGCTCGGTCTCCGAGACGGCCGCGCGCAGCACCTCCATCAGCGGCACCGGCTTGCGCCAGCGGCGGCCCGGCTGCTTGCCGCCGAGGATGATCAGGTTCTCGGTGGTGCGGCGGGCGCGGGCGGCGAGGTGGTCGAGCTGGAACAGCGATGCCAGCTGGGTCGAGTTCTCCTCGCGGCGCTCCAGCTCGTCGAGGATCTGCAGCTGCTGGTGGACCAGGACCTGGTTGCGGTGCGCGATGCCGAGGAACACGTTGTGCACGCCGCTGCGGGCCTTGGCCTCGCTCGCCGCGGCGTTGACCGCGGTCAGCTGGGCGAGGTTGAACGCCTCGGCCACCTGCCCGATCTCGTCCCGGCCGTGGTCGAGCCGGGGGAGCTCATCGGCCACGTTGACGGGGTCGCCGTTCTTCAGCCGGGACACGATGCCGGGCAGCCGGTTGCGCGCGAGGTCGAGCGAGTCGTCGCGCAGCCGCGCCAGGCGGGTCATCAGCGCGCGGTCGACGAGCGAACGGGACACCCGCACCGCCACGATGATCGCCGCCAGCGAAGCGAGCAGCGCGACGACGCTGCCGATGATCGCGGTTCGCAGCTGGTCGTCACCCGAGTCGATCGCGGCGGCGGAGACCTTGTCCGCCTGGGCGATCGCCAGGTTGTTGAGTCCCTGCGCGACCTGGTCGGTCGCGTTCTGCCAGTCGGCCGCGCTGACCGGCACGTCGGCCTGGTCCCCGGGGCTCCACGGGCCGTGCTTGACGATCGCGTTTTCCGCGGCCGACACCTGCTGCCAGGCCGGGCTGTTCGTCAGGGCCAGGTACTGGGCGCGGACCGCGGGATCGAGGAACGGCTCGAGCTGGGCCAGCTGGGTCCGGTAGAAGCCGGACATCCGCGTGAACAGGACGAACTCGTCGGGGGGGAACCGGTTGGACGTGAGCGCGGTCGAGACCAGCGATGTCTCGCGAGACATCATGTCGCCGGCGCGAAAGACCGAGGTCGCGGTGACGCCGCCGTACGCGGCCGGCGCGTCCGGGGTGGCCCGGGCCTGGGTGTCGAACAGGTCCGCCGCCGTGTCCAGCACCCCGTTGTAGTACCGGTTGATCTGGCCCCGGTCGATGCTGCGGAAGCCGACCTGCGAGCGCAGCACCGGCAGCTGGTCGAACTGGCTCTTGAGGTTGTTGACCTTGGCCGCGATCTCGTCGGGCGCGCTGGAGATCGTCGAGGCGAACGCGGCCTGCAGCGTGGCGAGCTTCTGGTCGGTCGCCTTCTGCTGCGCCTGCAGGGCGGCCTGGCCGATCGTGGGATTGTCGAGGTACTGCAGGGCGTCCTGGCGCTCCTGCTGGAAGGCGGCCAGCGCGGTGACCGCCGGGATCGAAACCTCACGCACCGACGCCGCGACGAGCCGCACGTACAGCCCGTTGCCGAAGTAGAACGACGACACCGCGATCCAGAGCACCAGCAGCGTGACGCTGGGGATCAGGACGGTCCTGGTCAGCCGCTTGCGGATCGACTTGTCGTACGGCCTGTCGGACTCGTCTTTGTCGTCTTTTTTCGACACGGGGTTCACAAGCTCCTGAGTGACAGACGGCGAACAACAGTTACCCGGCAGGGGAAGAAGACCTCACGGGTGGGCGCGACGACCGCTGTCACCAGCTCGTGCCTCCACTCTCCGTGTAGCCGCGGAACCGATCGGGTCAATTTTTTACCACGAACCAGGGCTTCGTGGGGTTCTGGCCCTGCGCGCCGCGAGCCGCTTGTGGATCTCTAGGCTGGTCGGCCGGACCGGACGGGCAGCGGCGCCGGTAAAAAGAGGCAGGGGAAGCGGCCGCGGGTGTGACGGCGGCAACACTGTTCGCGCGGGGGCCCGGCCGAGCGGGGCCGGGCCGGGTGTGTCCGAAAAGGACTCCCGGTCGCACGGCCCGCCGGTGCCCGGCGGTGGCAGCTTGCGGCCACGGGTCTTGTGCGGCGTCTCCGGCTCAGCCTGGAGCGCCCCAATGTGGCGTTGGTTGCGTTCAACGCACCGAACGCCACATTGGGGCGCAACCCGCCAAAGTCGCAGGACACTAGCGGGACGCGGCAGCCAGGATCTCGTCGGCTACCTCGGCCGGAGGCTGCCGGCCGTCGATGATCGTCGCGCCGAGGCGCCGGTAGGCGGACTCCGCGCGGTTGTTGTAGCCGAGTGCCGCCGCCAGCTCTTCCGGGTGCCGGCCGAAGGAATTCGTCGTGCGGGTCAGGAGCCGGTCCCGGAGCGTCCGGTTGTCCACCACCACGCAGACCACGAGGTCGAAGAGGTCCCGCACCTCGGCCTCGTTCTCGGCCAATCCACAAAGGAACGCGGTCCGGTCGGGCATCCTCGCGGCGAGTGCCTCGACCTCGGTGCGGCTGATCCGCCAAGCGAAGCGAGCCAGCCAGCCGGCCGGCACCGGGTCGGGAGGGTCAGCCACGACCTGCCCGGTCGTCCGGTCCACCCAGTGGCTGTACCCGTCCCAGTCGGCGTCGAACGCCGGCTCGCCCCGGTTCTTGAGGAGAGCGCAGACCGTCGATTTGCCGGCCCCCGAGCTGCCGGTCACCCACACCACTGGCACCGGCAGAGCATCGCACAGGAACCGGCGCCGGTCCGTCGATCAGCGCGGCCCCGGCCACTCCCGGCCGGGGCCCCCGCTCGTTCAGCAGCTGATGCTGCCCTTGCGCAGCGCGTGACCACCGTCGTTGCTGTCGTCGGACCAGTACACGGGCTTGGCGCCGCCGGTGCACTCCGTGGCCGCGGCGACGGAGAAGCCCTCGTTGTTGTAGTTGGGCATCCCGCTCGGGCGCTGGTAGACCGCGGTGGTGGCGAACGCGCCGGACGCGTTGACCTGCATGGTCCGGTGCTGGCCGTCGCAGGTGTCGTCGCAGACGACCCACAGTCGTGAGGCCTGCGGCTCCCACTGCAGCTCCATCACGGCGGACATCCCGCTGCTGATCGTGGCCACGCGGGTGAAGGCGCCCGAATCCTGCAGGACGTAGCCGTAAACCGTGCCCGTGCCTTCCACTCCGACGAAGAACACCCCGCCGGTGTGCGAGGCGTAGTGGCCCGGGTCGTAGGCCGCGCCGGTCGAGGAGTCCTTGAACCCG
This genomic interval carries:
- a CDS encoding DUF742 domain-containing protein, with translation MTGDDSWYDEAAGPLVRPYTITSGRTPAEAARLDLATQVMTLRTEQEPVGLGPEHLAIVQLCRRPVSVAEIAVYVKVPLGVVRVLCGDLIERGLVITRSPNPSPASAPDLETLQAVLDGLLKY
- a CDS encoding roadblock/LC7 domain-containing protein — translated: MNEYGNAKPDLNWLLDDVVHRVVGAQNAIVLSADGLLLGKSAGMSKDDSDQLSAIASSLQSLAKGVSRQFNRGQVLQNMIEMERGYLFVSAAGQGACLAVLAADSVDVEMIAYEMNRLVTRVGDYLASAPRDAARLLREAT
- a CDS encoding sensor histidine kinase, with translation MSKKDDKDESDRPYDKSIRKRLTRTVLIPSVTLLVLWIAVSSFYFGNGLYVRLVAASVREVSIPAVTALAAFQQERQDALQYLDNPTIGQAALQAQQKATDQKLATLQAAFASTISSAPDEIAAKVNNLKSQFDQLPVLRSQVGFRSIDRGQINRYYNGVLDTAADLFDTQARATPDAPAAYGGVTATSVFRAGDMMSRETSLVSTALTSNRFPPDEFVLFTRMSGFYRTQLAQLEPFLDPAVRAQYLALTNSPAWQQVSAAENAIVKHGPWSPGDQADVPVSAADWQNATDQVAQGLNNLAIAQADKVSAAAIDSGDDQLRTAIIGSVVALLASLAAIIVAVRVSRSLVDRALMTRLARLRDDSLDLARNRLPGIVSRLKNGDPVNVADELPRLDHGRDEIGQVAEAFNLAQLTAVNAAASEAKARSGVHNVFLGIAHRNQVLVHQQLQILDELERREENSTQLASLFQLDHLAARARRTTENLIILGGKQPGRRWRKPVPLMEVLRAAVSETEQYARVRVEQVADVAIIGGAVADTVHLIAELVDNATSFSPPGSPVEVTSRAVARGVVVDVSDQGLGMKEGVRQWANGMMAEAPEFDAMALRADSSLGLFVVARLAAKLGFTVTFDPSRYGGLRATVLIPAQHLAREPRPGEADDAESVPPEDTAVFAPVGGPPARGEESAQPAMDTSSSFTGQIPMRREAPTPMNREAETPADREVEPRPYAARSLAQLDPATPAVPAAQPDPVPETKAEPLPARADDRPRLPRREPQQNLVTQLEDEPDDDAGREVAPGEGTARTLAAFHKGTRRARDGADDS